Below is a window of Haloglycomyces albus DSM 45210 DNA.
CGAACGCTCCTCCCGTCAACGCGAGGTAAACGCCGACGGTCACGGCGAGACTGTAGCGAATCAGCATGGTGTCTTCGCCCTTCTTACCGTCCCCCGCGATGGCGAGCGTCAGCAGAACGATCGGCATGGAGGCGAAGACCGTATGCCCGGCGGCGGAATTCTGCACGGCGGCGAACAGGAGCGGTTGACCGAGCTCCCCGCCGACGGAACTTTGCAGCGGCATCATCAAGGCGTTTCCGCCGACACCCGATCCGGTGAGATAGCCCGATGCCATTCCGAGCAGTACCGAAACGAACAGAAAACCCGTCACCGTCGTGACCGGTTGGGCCTCGCCGATCGTCTTCACCATCGAGCTGTACACCATCAACTGCGCCATGAACGTGAACCCCGCCAGCGCGGTAATCGGCTTCCACGCGCGTTTCCCCGCCTGGCGAGCCAAGGTCCGGTCCGGAGTCCCTCGAGCCAAAATCAGCACCGTTATCAACAGAGCCAGCCCTGGAGAGGCGAGAAGATTGAACGACACGTCGCCCGAGTCGATGGTCAAGGTGTCATGCGGGATGCCGAGGGACGGCAGGATACGGAGGAACGCCACGAGACCGAACATGATCGCGTAGGGCCGGACCGCGCTCCACGGTGGCAGTTGCAGCCGCCGTCGCCCGGAGAACAGGACCAGGCCGATCAACGTGGTGGAGACACCCGCACCGACACCCGCCAGTTCGACGACGCCGAAAGCGTTGATGCCCAACAGGGACGCCGAAAACACCGCACCCAGGAGCGCCCCCGAAGCGAGCGCCCCGATCCGCTTGCCCTTGGCCGCGACCATGACCGCCGTGAGGGCCCCGAACAAGGGGAACACTCCGGCGCTCACGACGGCCGTGGCCAGCGAGAGCTCGGTCGTGGGACGCCCGGCCAGCGATGAACCGATGATGGTCGCCAAGCCCAAAGTCCCCCACGGCATGATGTTCATACCCAGCAGTGACTGTTTGACGGCCGTCGATCGGTCGGTCATGGCCAACAAAAGCGGGACGGTCACCAGCAGAGAGACGCCGAAGCCGGTGAGCGACTCCAGTGCCGGAGCCACCGCCACGACGACGAGCGCCGATTTATGCGGCGGCGACATGGGAAGACCCTGAGTCCAGTCGATGAGCTGTTGATCAACGTGCCGCTGCGCCAGTTGCTGATTGAGGTAGAGCCCCGGGACGATGACCACTGCGGCGCTCAAGGTGATGATCCCGGCACCGGCCACCGCGTTTCCCCAGCCGTCCAACCCGGTCGCGAAGGTGGGAACGGCGACGATCAGGAGGGCGGTGAACGCCATCCCCAGCAAGGACGCCAGGTGTGCGGGTCGACGCAACACGGCCGTCAGTAGCAGAACGATGAGGAGGGGTGAAACCGCAGCCAGGGTCGTCATTTAGAGGGAGCTCTCCTTGCTTGAGCGAAAGTGGTCCAACCACTGATCATATTGCCTTTTACCCGCCTCGGCCGCAAGATGAGCGCCTTGTAGAACCTGTTTGATCTCGCCCGCCGTCATGCGGGGGCGTTGGAACCGCACTCCGTCCGCCAGCTCGTCGGCGTGGCGGGGGTCGACGGCGACGTGTGCGGCAAAGTAGACGCGACGGTCGGCGTCGTCGATTCCGAAGCGGTCCATGGCCGTCAGGATGTTTTTGAAGTGCGGGGCGACCCAGCTTTCGAACACCAGGAAACAGCCGTAAGCCTGCTGCGTGTAGGCGGGACGGGACAGCAGCATCGCATTGGTGTTGGAGGTGATCTTGGCGAACCACGGGTGTCCCTGCCGATAGTCGTAGAAGCCGTCCCAGCCGTTGTCGCTCGACTCGATGAGTCGCCGGAGCCAGAAGGTATGGAAGTTCTCCAAACGCCCCCGTCCGCACTCGTCCCAGAGGTTGGCGGCGACGACCGCCTTCTGACTGCCTTGCAGGCCGACGGTCAGGAGCGCGACCTCGTCGTCGACGATCTCATTGCGGATCGTCTCTCCCCGAAGGAACATTTCCAGGTGCTCCTGCGGGGCCTCGGTCGCCAGATAGTCGAACAAGGGATGGTCGACGCCCGGGTTGGTCTCGGCGAGATGTTCGAGGTGATCGGCGGCGTCCTCCTGCGTGTCGATCTCCGGTACGTCGGGAAACGGAAGCCATCGGCCGATATACTCGCGTTCCAAGCACACCTTGGCGGTGTGCATATGGACCTCGAGGTCGTCGTCGACCTCCGTGTGGGCGGGGCTGTCGCGGTAGCCGAAGAGGTTCGGGTAGATCTCGCCGAGCGTTTCATGGAGAAAGCGGCCGTGTTCGCGCTCGTCGCCCCGCAGACCGGCGAGGATGCTCTCACGCTCGTCATTGTCGGCGTGGAGGAACGCCTTCACTTCGTCGTCCCATCCGGTAAAGGTCGGTACGGGAGGAAAATAGTTTCCGTAGAGCCGTTCGACCTGCTCGGCCGACGGACTGGACAGCCGGTTCCCGAGCATCGATTTGGCCTGTTGTGCTGCCCCTTGGTCAAGTACACCGTCAGTTGTCATACTGTTCGTCTCCTCGTGATCGCACGTCGTTGTCAGGCAAAGAATTCAGGTATCCGGATTGCGGTCGACTCCTTCAGGGCACGATCGAGCACGAAACTCCCCACGGCGATGTCCAAAACCCCGAGCCCGAACGGAGAGAAAATGATCGGGCGATCTCCGGTAACGTCGTCGCGGCCGTTGAGAATGCCGCCCAGGGTTCCGTCGATGAAATCGCGCTTGCCGGTGATCTGCTCGGCGAGATGCGGAGAGGTGTTGGCCTTGAGACAGTGGTCCACGTCGTCGACGACGTTGGCCGCCTCCAACACCGTCTCGGGAGCCAAGTCTCGTAGGGAGACGTTCAAAACGACCTGTCCGGGACGGAAACGGTGCTCTGCGGGCACATAGGGAGTGCCGGCGGTGGTAGCGAAGACGACCAGGTCGGCCTCCAACGCCGTTTCCAAGTCCACCGAACGAGTCGGCCAACCGTAGCGATCCCGCTTGTCCTTGAGGAGTCGTTCCGCCCGATCGCCGTCGAGATCGTGACACATCAGCTCCGGAATATCGACGTTGGTGGCCGCCAAGTGGTCGAGCGTGGTGGAGGCGATGACCCCCGCCCCGACGACCGCGACGCTCCTGGCGACCGGCCCGCCGAGGGTTTCGGCCGCGAGCGCCGCCGACGCTCCGGTTCGGTGAGCGCTGATGTGTGCCGATTCCAGGCAGGCGAGCGGTCGGCCGGTGTCGTAGTCGTTGAGCACCAGCACGGCCGATGCCCGGGGAATCCCATGGGCGAGATTCCCCGGGAAGCTGGAAATCCACTTCATGCCGATCCGGTCGACGTCGCCTCCGAGATAGGCGGGCAGCGCGATGACGCGGCTGTCGGGTTTATCGGGAAACCGGAGAAAGTAGCTGTCGGGATTGACCGTCGCGCCGAGGTCGTGCACGCGGTACGTCTTTCGGACGTGGGAACCCACTCCGGTGAGGTCGTTTTCCAGGGTGGTCTTACAGACGGCACCGGGTACTATGTGGAATTCAGACACTGGTCGTCTCCTTGTCGATGAGGTCGGGATGGCGGGAGAGCCATTCGTGGGAGTAGACGGTGGGCAGATATTTTTCGCCCATGTCGGGGGAAATGGAGGCGATGCGGGCTCCCGGCGGAAAACGTCTTCCGTATTTGCGTATCGCGGCGAGGACCGTTCCGGTGGATCCCCCGGCAAGCAGACCGTAGGTTCGCGCCAGCCGGTGGCATTCGGCGATCGTGTCCGCTTCGGGTATGAGTACCTTGTCGAACGATTCGGCTTCGGAGTAGATCTCGGGCTTTCGGCTCGCCCCGAGACCCGGGATGTAGCGACGCTTCGGCGGTCCTCCGAACGTCACCGAGCCTTCGGAGTCGACGGCCACGATGGTGTGGCGACGTCGGTGCGTGCGGCGGAACTCCAAGCAGCCCATCAGGGTGCCGGAGGTTCCGGTTCCGACGAAGAGCGCGTCGATCGGTCCGAGCTCGTTGTCGACGGCGTGTGCGGTGGTGGCGGTGTGGGCCCAGACGTTGGCGGGGTTGGAGTACTGGTTGAGCCACACCAGGTCCGGGTCGTCGTTGAGTGACCGGTGTATGTAGTCGATGCGTTGGTGGAGGAACCCGCCGGTGCTGTCGGGGCGTTCGATGATGGTCAACCGTGTTCCCAACGCTCGCATCGTTCGCAGGGCTGATTCCTGGACGTTGGCGTCGGTGACGATGGTGAGCGGGTAGCCTTTTGCGGCGCAGGCGGTGCTGAGAGCGATGCCTAGATTTCCCGACGAGGATTCGATGATCTTTTTCCCGGGGCCGAGACGTCCGGATTTCTCTGCGTCTTCGAGGAGCGACGCGGCCGCCTTGGCTTTGATGGAACCGGACGGATTGAGGCCTTCCAATTTGAGGAAGACCTGGCGTTGTGGAAGGAAGTCCTTGAGGTTGACGAAGATGTCGTCGGTGATGATTTCGCTGACGTCGTTGTACAGCATGCAGTCTCCTTGTGTGTGGAGCGCGTGGTGTGGAGTCGGGGTCATGGTTCCCCGGGTGCTGATGATGTCGTGCGGCTCGGTCGTGTGGAGGGCGACGGCGGACGGTCCGGGGTCGTGACAGGCACGCCTCGCATAATCCTAGATTTATATGCATGTATATGTCGAATATAACATTCGCTCCGTGATAGGGCGTTTCAAGGTCATTGTCCGGTTGCTCGGGTTCAGATCATGTGGTGGAGGTGATCATTCAGTCTTGACTCATCCCACCGGAGTATGCGGATTGTCGAGCGAAATGTACTGAGACACAACGTCAATCGAATACGACGGTACTCGGGTGGAGTGGACCGAATCAAGACCGACTCGTGAGTATATTCATCGACGTTTGTGCGGCGGCGCGGTGAACCATGGGATGGGTGGTCATGTAGAGGCAGCCGATGTTATTCGTATTCTTCGGACTTGCGGATCCCCCAGGGATCGTCGCGCAGTTCATGACGATCGATTCCGGTGTCGGCCATCGGAGCGGTGGGTTTCAGTTCGAAATCGTCATCGTCGTCGATCTCCGGTTCGGGCGTCGCTTCGGGGTCCTCGGTGTGGTCGTTGTCGTCGGCATAGGGATCGTCATCGTGATCGACGGTGCCCCAGTCTTCCGTCTCCGCTTCGGGTTCGGGCACGTACAGGTAATCCAGAATCCGTTGGAACAACTCGGCGGCGGTGTCGGGGTAATCGGTTGCCAGATGTTGCACCTGAGGATGGTCGGGCACATCGGCCACCTGGAGGGTGCCGTCGAGTATGGCCCGTCCCAACGATCGCAGCAGTGGATCGGGATCGTCGAGTAGGGAAGTGGCAAAGACGCTCTGGTCGCCGTTTCCGCTCATCCCGTAGTCGCGGTAGGCGTGCGAGCGAATCAAGTCGGCGGCCGACAGCTCTTTGCTCGGCTGCTGCGCGCCGGTTGTCGACGTCTCGACGGAGCCGTCGGGAGGATCGGCTTCTGAAGTGGAAGGAGCGAGGTCGTGTTGCCGGTCGGGGTCGAAGTCCGGGTGGCTGGATCGGGCGCGCGACAGCGCCGTGGCGTCCTCGGTCAGGTGCCGGGAAATCACGTCCAGCATCGCCTTGGTCTCGGGAAGATTCGCTTCCAGCCCTCGGAAGACGATCGATACGTACGGCTCGGCGAAGGCCAGATCCCACAGTTGAATCCGGTCGGAGGCAAGGCGGCGTCCGATTTCGGCCCAGTCGTGGTAATCGGAGTCCGCGAGATGCTGAAACAGGTATTGATGCCGTTCATCGTCGGCGATGTCGCTGGGCGTGTCGTAGTGATCGGACACGACCTGTTGGAAGTCCGCCTGTACTGATTCGGGAGTGGCGGGATGTGGTCGCTGTGGCACGGTCTTCTCCGTCGGGAACGTGATTGGGCCGGGGCGGTGTCACTTTAGGTTAACGCCGCCACCGATTCGGGGTACGGGAGTGGTGCGACTTTTGGAATTCCGCTTGATGAGAATGTGTCTCCGCTGTAAGGAATCAGTGCCATAATATTCTTGAAATACCTTGGCGCACAAGGATAAACTGATTTCAAGCAGTAGACGAACCGAGTTGTTTTCGGCCGCTACGGTACCTGGCGCGGCCGGGGTCGTCTCGGTTCACTGGCGAAAGGAAATCATGCGGAAATACACCACGAAAATCGCCACCGGTCTGATGGCCGCCGGCGTCGTGGCGGTGGGAGCCGTTGCGGCAAGCGGATTCTCGACCGCTTCCGACGAGCTCGAACCGCAGACCGACGTCGCCGCTGGCTGGAGCTGGTGGAGTGAGGACGCATCCGTGTCCAATGAGGACGGCGGTTGGAGCTGGTGGAGCGTCGAGCCCACCAGCGAAGAAGACGGCTGGAGCTGGTGGTAAAACACTGAACTCCCATTGAATAGCAGGCTGTTGATTCACCGCCGACGTGGTTGCCGGGGGTGAAGTGGCGGAGTGGCGCAGGGCCACTCCGCCTTTCGTCGTATCGGGGAGGAATCGACACCGCGAACGCTCATGGGAACGGCCTGTGACAACCGGGAGTCGGCATAGAATTACGGATCGGTTCGTTGCCGACCAGCTTGTCTTCTGTGGCGTACAACAGTCACAATCGTAGATGAGCATACCGCTCATGCCCCCAGATTCCCGATATGTGCGGAGGCCTTACTCATGAGTGACCAATCCGAGGACGAATTCGTAGGTTGGAGCAGCTCCGGGTCGACCGACGGCGATGGTCCGTCGACGGGGCGCGACGACGTTGAGATCGGCTTGAAACCGCCGGAGCACGGATACATTGAAGTGCCGCTTCCCGAACCCGTGCCACACAGCGACCTCGAGCAGTACCTGGGCATCGCGTCGTGTGAGGACGGTGCCTGCCGCAATTCCGACGTCAATCTCGCCGAGCGGCCGTGGCTGCAATTGATGTCGGCCGTTCCCAAGTCGGGTCAGGAGTTCTACCCGATGGACCCGGGGATGAAGATGCCGAGTCAAGACAGCGTCACCGCCTTCATTCGACGGCTCCGCCCGGAAGACGTCGAGGCTCATTCGGTGGAGACGGTGGCAAGCGAGTGGAAACTAGTGGCCGACGGATTGCGAGAAGTGGCCAGCGAGTTGAAGACCTCCATCTCCGACCTCGCGGAGTCGTGGTCGGGAACGGACTTTGACAACTTCGAAGACACCGCGTCCGAATTGGTCATGGGAATGCAGAGCCTTGCCTACGAAATCGCTGACGACGGCGGTCTGGTTCCACAGCTGGAGGACATTACCGAAGCGGTCGACTCGGCGCAGACCGGAGATTCTGAGGGAATGGCGTATCCGCCTGTACAGATTTCTCCGGTGGATGAAAAGCTTTTCGGCGGAACACTCCACATCCGTACCCCCTTCAGCGCGCCGTGCGAGAAAGAGGAGAGCGAGGACATGGAGGAAGCGGCCGAAATGGCCGGATTCACTCCAAACGTGGTGGGAGAGTCCAGCGATTGGGTCTACAGCCGCACCGTATTCGTGCACGACTTCTTCAACCAGCCCGATGTGGCGGAATACTACGGACGGGATCCGGGTTGGTTCAGCCCCGACGAAGCGCAGGAACAGGCGGAGGAAGAGTTCGCCTCGCGTTGGTCGGACGCCGCGGTGGAGCCGCTGATGAAATTCACCGAACGAGC
It encodes the following:
- a CDS encoding WXG100 family type VII secretion target, with translation MSDQSEDEFVGWSSSGSTDGDGPSTGRDDVEIGLKPPEHGYIEVPLPEPVPHSDLEQYLGIASCEDGACRNSDVNLAERPWLQLMSAVPKSGQEFYPMDPGMKMPSQDSVTAFIRRLRPEDVEAHSVETVASEWKLVADGLREVASELKTSISDLAESWSGTDFDNFEDTASELVMGMQSLAYEIADDGGLVPQLEDITEAVDSAQTGDSEGMAYPPVQISPVDEKLFGGTLHIRTPFSAPCEKEESEDMEEAAEMAGFTPNVVGESSDWVYSRTVFVHDFFNQPDVAEYYGRDPGWFSPDEAQEQAEEEFASRWSDAAVEPLMKFTERAVSLNGRVNERWDSADEVLAKLDATATPAVDDTLSSGSVEAESYSGLESPTPLGEGIAPQVADYTEPTGVPEDLVEDNPEVFEKDWEDGGPGGIGGGSTGTGLAGGPDSPGGIKTGSGGAGMAGAGLGPGGPSAGSATGAGGAAGGGMMMGGGGGGGMMRNMGGEEKESEGDASKWLVEEDNVWGLYDEDDDPYA
- the sbnB gene encoding 2,3-diaminopropionate biosynthesis protein SbnB, which codes for MSEFHIVPGAVCKTTLENDLTGVGSHVRKTYRVHDLGATVNPDSYFLRFPDKPDSRVIALPAYLGGDVDRIGMKWISSFPGNLAHGIPRASAVLVLNDYDTGRPLACLESAHISAHRTGASAALAAETLGGPVARSVAVVGAGVIASTTLDHLAATNVDIPELMCHDLDGDRAERLLKDKRDRYGWPTRSVDLETALEADLVVFATTAGTPYVPAEHRFRPGQVVLNVSLRDLAPETVLEAANVVDDVDHCLKANTSPHLAEQITGKRDFIDGTLGGILNGRDDVTGDRPIIFSPFGLGVLDIAVGSFVLDRALKESTAIRIPEFFA
- a CDS encoding L-lactate permease — encoded protein: MTTLAAVSPLLIVLLLTAVLRRPAHLASLLGMAFTALLIVAVPTFATGLDGWGNAVAGAGIITLSAAVVIVPGLYLNQQLAQRHVDQQLIDWTQGLPMSPPHKSALVVVAVAPALESLTGFGVSLLVTVPLLLAMTDRSTAVKQSLLGMNIMPWGTLGLATIIGSSLAGRPTTELSLATAVVSAGVFPLFGALTAVMVAAKGKRIGALASGALLGAVFSASLLGINAFGVVELAGVGAGVSTTLIGLVLFSGRRRLQLPPWSAVRPYAIMFGLVAFLRILPSLGIPHDTLTIDSGDVSFNLLASPGLALLITVLILARGTPDRTLARQAGKRAWKPITALAGFTFMAQLMVYSSMVKTIGEAQPVTTVTGFLFVSVLLGMASGYLTGSGVGGNALMMPLQSSVGGELGQPLLFAAVQNSAAGHTVFASMPIVLLTLAIAGDGKKGEDTMLIRYSLAVTVGVYLALTGGAFALWTVG
- a CDS encoding iron-containing redox enzyme family protein, whose product is MTTDGVLDQGAAQQAKSMLGNRLSSPSAEQVERLYGNYFPPVPTFTGWDDEVKAFLHADNDERESILAGLRGDEREHGRFLHETLGEIYPNLFGYRDSPAHTEVDDDLEVHMHTAKVCLEREYIGRWLPFPDVPEIDTQEDAADHLEHLAETNPGVDHPLFDYLATEAPQEHLEMFLRGETIRNEIVDDEVALLTVGLQGSQKAVVAANLWDECGRGRLENFHTFWLRRLIESSDNGWDGFYDYRQGHPWFAKITSNTNAMLLSRPAYTQQAYGCFLVFESWVAPHFKNILTAMDRFGIDDADRRVYFAAHVAVDPRHADELADGVRFQRPRMTAGEIKQVLQGAHLAAEAGKRQYDQWLDHFRSSKESSL
- the sbnA gene encoding 2,3-diaminopropionate biosynthesis protein SbnA — protein: MLYNDVSEIITDDIFVNLKDFLPQRQVFLKLEGLNPSGSIKAKAAASLLEDAEKSGRLGPGKKIIESSSGNLGIALSTACAAKGYPLTIVTDANVQESALRTMRALGTRLTIIERPDSTGGFLHQRIDYIHRSLNDDPDLVWLNQYSNPANVWAHTATTAHAVDNELGPIDALFVGTGTSGTLMGCLEFRRTHRRRHTIVAVDSEGSVTFGGPPKRRYIPGLGASRKPEIYSEAESFDKVLIPEADTIAECHRLARTYGLLAGGSTGTVLAAIRKYGRRFPPGARIASISPDMGEKYLPTVYSHEWLSRHPDLIDKETTSV